The Staphylococcus sp. KG4-3 genome has a window encoding:
- the ureC gene encoding urease subunit alpha encodes MSFKMTQSQYTSLYGPTVGDSVRLGDTNLFARVEKDYATYGDEAAFGGGKSIRDGMAQNPNVTRDDKQVADLVITNALILDYDKIVKADIGVKNGYIMKIGKAGNPDIMDNVDIIIGATTDIISAEGKIITAGGIDTHVHFVNPEQSQVALESGITTHIGGGTGASEGAKATTVTPGPWHLHRMLLAAESLPLNIGFTGKGQAVNHTALVEQIHAGAIGLKVHEDWGATPSALDHALQVADDYDVQIALHADTLNEAGFMEETMAAVKDRVLHMYHTEGAGGGHAPDLIKSAAYSNILPSSTNPTLPYTVNTIDEHLDMVMITHHLNASIPEDIAFADSRIRKETIAAEDVLQDIGVFSMVSSDSQAMGRVGEVITRTWQVAHRMKEQRGPLDGDSEYNDNNRIKRYIAKYTINPAITHGISDYVGSIDEGKLADIIMWEPAFFGVKPDVIVKGGLINTAINGDANGSIPTSEPLKYRKMYGQLGGNMQGTSMTFVSTTAYENDIGKLLGLKRKLRPVHNIRKLTKADMKNNSATPKLDVDPQTYEVFVDGEKITSEPATELPLTQRYFLF; translated from the coding sequence ATGAGTTTTAAAATGACGCAATCACAATATACAAGTCTATATGGCCCTACTGTTGGAGACTCTGTAAGATTAGGAGATACTAATTTATTTGCGCGTGTCGAAAAAGATTACGCAACATATGGTGATGAAGCCGCATTTGGCGGTGGTAAATCAATCCGTGATGGTATGGCTCAAAATCCTAATGTGACACGTGATGATAAGCAAGTAGCAGATTTAGTAATTACAAATGCACTAATTCTTGATTACGATAAAATCGTTAAAGCAGATATCGGTGTTAAAAATGGTTACATTATGAAAATAGGTAAAGCTGGTAACCCAGATATTATGGATAATGTAGACATTATCATTGGAGCAACTACAGATATTATTTCTGCAGAAGGTAAAATAATAACAGCTGGTGGTATCGATACCCACGTCCATTTCGTTAATCCTGAACAATCTCAAGTCGCCCTTGAAAGTGGTATTACTACACATATCGGTGGTGGGACAGGCGCATCTGAAGGTGCTAAAGCAACTACTGTTACTCCAGGTCCTTGGCATTTACATCGCATGTTACTAGCAGCAGAATCGTTACCTTTAAATATTGGTTTTACTGGTAAGGGACAAGCAGTTAATCATACAGCTTTAGTAGAACAGATACATGCCGGCGCTATCGGTTTAAAAGTACATGAAGACTGGGGTGCAACGCCTTCAGCATTAGATCATGCCCTTCAAGTTGCTGACGATTATGATGTCCAAATTGCATTACACGCAGATACATTAAATGAGGCAGGCTTTATGGAAGAAACAATGGCTGCCGTTAAAGACCGTGTACTGCATATGTATCATACAGAGGGCGCAGGTGGCGGACACGCACCTGACCTAATTAAATCTGCAGCTTATTCCAATATACTACCATCTTCCACAAACCCTACCTTACCTTACACTGTTAATACAATTGACGAACATCTAGATATGGTTATGATTACACACCATTTAAATGCTTCTATACCAGAAGATATAGCTTTTGCCGATTCCCGTATTCGTAAAGAAACAATTGCTGCAGAAGACGTATTGCAAGATATTGGTGTATTTAGTATGGTCAGCTCTGATTCACAAGCCATGGGACGTGTCGGTGAAGTAATTACAAGAACTTGGCAAGTTGCACACCGTATGAAAGAGCAACGTGGTCCATTAGATGGCGACAGCGAGTATAATGACAATAATAGAATCAAGCGCTATATAGCGAAATACACAATTAATCCTGCGATTACGCATGGTATTTCAGATTACGTTGGTTCAATCGACGAAGGTAAACTTGCTGATATAATTATGTGGGAACCCGCATTCTTCGGCGTTAAACCTGATGTCATCGTTAAAGGTGGGTTAATAAACACTGCAATTAACGGTGATGCTAATGGTTCTATACCTACTTCAGAACCTTTAAAATATCGTAAGATGTATGGTCAACTTGGCGGAAATATGCAGGGTACTTCAATGACATTCGTATCTACCACAGCTTATGAAAATGATATTGGCAAATTATTAGGTTTAAAACGTAAATTAAGACCTGTGCATAATATTCGTAAACTAACTAAAGCAGATATGAAAAATAACAGCGCAACGCCAAAACTAGATGTTGATCCGCAGACATATGAAGTATTTGTAGATGGCGAAAAAATCACAAGTGAACCAGCTACGGAATTACCATTAACACAACGTTATTTCTTATTCTAG
- the nikA gene encoding nickel ABC transporter substrate-binding protein, which produces MKKIVSLIAISAVVLAGCSGSGSESKGKTLDVELPLKTTSIAPYETDVPVKIGAAEALFKAGANGKVEKVLVDSYEQKTPTQLDIKLKKDIKFQNGKKVTGEAVKSSLEESIKKSDLVKGSLPIKDINVDGQNITITTKEAYPELVSELASPFSAIYDTEADDINKTPVGTGPYQIKNYKQSQNIKLDRFNDYWQGKPKLDHVNVTYQEDGNARTSDLASGKADVITDVPVEKEKELKDGDKTTTSAVSGFRTSLVMYNHTSDKMTKPVRKALDKVINRESIARNVSKNHAQPATGPFNTKLDFIDKQPIQKQDLEEAKQIIKEEGYSKSNPLKLTVSTYNGRPELPKMAQVIQSDAKKANIDITIRNVDDIEGYLSDKKQWDASLYSFGTIPRGDTGYFFNQAYKPKGAINSGDYNNQKVTALIDEFNKTVDKSERNRLTNEIISITQSDFANSYISYMDNIVGMNKDVKNLKATPEGIYLIDYKVDKKQ; this is translated from the coding sequence ATGAAAAAAATTGTTTCATTAATTGCAATATCAGCTGTGGTCTTAGCGGGGTGTAGTGGTTCAGGAAGTGAATCAAAAGGGAAAACATTAGACGTTGAACTGCCATTAAAAACAACTTCTATTGCACCATATGAGACAGACGTACCAGTGAAGATAGGTGCTGCTGAAGCTCTATTTAAAGCTGGTGCAAATGGCAAAGTTGAAAAGGTATTGGTCGATTCATATGAACAAAAAACACCAACACAATTAGATATTAAGTTAAAAAAAGACATTAAATTCCAAAATGGTAAAAAAGTGACAGGTGAAGCGGTAAAATCTAGTTTGGAAGAAAGCATTAAGAAAAGTGATCTCGTTAAAGGTTCTCTTCCAATTAAAGATATTAATGTAGATGGGCAAAACATTACGATTACTACAAAAGAAGCTTATCCTGAATTAGTGTCAGAGTTAGCAAGTCCATTCTCTGCAATTTACGATACAGAGGCAGATGACATTAATAAAACGCCTGTTGGTACCGGACCATACCAAATTAAAAATTATAAGCAATCTCAAAATATCAAGTTAGATCGTTTTAATGATTATTGGCAAGGTAAACCTAAACTAGATCATGTAAATGTTACATATCAAGAAGATGGTAATGCTCGTACAAGCGATTTAGCATCAGGTAAAGCTGATGTCATTACAGATGTTCCTGTTGAAAAGGAAAAAGAGTTGAAAGATGGAGATAAGACAACTACATCTGCAGTATCAGGATTTAGAACATCATTGGTTATGTACAATCATACAAGTGACAAAATGACTAAACCTGTACGTAAAGCGCTAGATAAAGTTATTAATCGTGAAAGTATCGCACGTAATGTCTCTAAGAATCATGCCCAACCAGCTACCGGACCGTTTAATACAAAATTAGATTTTATAGATAAACAACCTATACAAAAACAAGATTTAGAAGAAGCCAAACAGATTATAAAAGAAGAAGGATATTCTAAATCAAATCCATTAAAGTTAACCGTATCTACGTATAATGGTAGACCAGAACTGCCTAAAATGGCACAAGTTATTCAATCAGATGCTAAAAAAGCCAATATCGATATTACTATTCGTAATGTAGATGATATTGAAGGCTATTTAAGTGATAAAAAGCAATGGGATGCCTCTTTATATAGCTTTGGTACAATACCTAGAGGAGATACAGGATACTTCTTTAATCAGGCATATAAGCCTAAAGGCGCAATTAATTCTGGCGACTATAACAATCAGAAAGTAACAGCATTAATTGACGAGTTTAATAAAACAGTAGATAAATCTGAACGTAATCGTCTAACAAATGAAATTATTAGTATTACACAAAGTGATTTTGCAAATAGCTATATCTCATATATGGATAATATCGTCGGTATGAATAAAGATGTGAAGAACTTAAAAGCAACACCCGAAGGTATCTATCTAATCGATTACAAGGTCGATAAAAAACAATGA
- a CDS encoding urease accessory protein UreD → MSDGQNQWTGQLDLTVFNNGKKSVARDIFFEKALKVMRPVYLNNSDIPTFYIVNVGGGYLDGDRYKMDFNIEPNAKVILTSQGATKIYKTPNNHVEQYQNFNIQEDAYAEYVGDPIIAFENAKFYQHNTFHLKSTAALFYTDILTPGYSKDDKKFSYTYMHLLNEIYVDDELVVFDNTLLDPSKNKVDGLGYMEDYTHLGSCYFIHPTVNQKLIDSVYEQIKHYQQQYDCRFGITKLPTHGFSIRILSNKTQIIERILATLQEFVVKTIFDRDVDFLRKY, encoded by the coding sequence ATGTCTGATGGACAGAATCAATGGACTGGCCAATTAGATTTAACTGTCTTTAATAATGGTAAGAAATCGGTGGCGCGTGACATTTTTTTCGAAAAAGCCTTGAAAGTCATGCGACCAGTTTATTTAAATAACTCTGATATACCTACGTTTTATATTGTAAACGTAGGTGGTGGTTACTTAGATGGGGACCGTTACAAAATGGATTTTAATATCGAACCAAATGCAAAAGTTATTTTAACTTCACAAGGTGCTACAAAAATTTATAAAACACCTAATAACCATGTAGAACAATACCAAAACTTTAATATCCAAGAGGATGCTTATGCTGAGTATGTTGGCGATCCAATTATCGCTTTTGAAAATGCAAAATTCTATCAACATAATACATTTCATTTAAAATCTACAGCCGCATTATTTTATACAGATATATTAACCCCAGGTTATTCTAAAGATGATAAAAAATTTAGTTATACGTATATGCACCTGTTAAATGAAATCTATGTCGATGATGAATTAGTTGTTTTCGACAATACTTTGCTTGACCCATCCAAAAATAAAGTTGATGGCCTTGGTTATATGGAAGATTATACGCACTTAGGATCTTGTTATTTTATACATCCTACTGTAAATCAAAAATTAATCGATAGTGTTTATGAGCAAATCAAACACTATCAACAGCAATATGATTGTCGTTTCGGCATCACTAAGCTACCAACACATGGCTTTAGCATTCGAATTTTATCAAATAAAACACAAATAATTGAAAGAATATTGGCGACCCTACAAGAATTTGTAGTGAAAACAATATTTGATCGTGATGTGGATTTTTTAAGAAAATATTAA
- the yut gene encoding urea transporter, producing MNAVRIILKNIAQVLLLNNAWTGLFILLGLFVGNWKVGIMTLAASIIALLLAKRTNYSNEEINSGLAGFNPVLTAIALTLFLVPEWYSILIAFIAIVITMPIGSAFREFFKPFGVPMLTMPYVFVSWLILLMSFQFKFVNADVNILPDTVQEIQFSGHSIHFINAFLSGFSEIFLLKSIMAGVLILIGIFIASSKAGVFAIVANLIGFTAVLVLGANHDQINDGLFGYNVILTVLALGVAFRTRIQRYISIVLGILLTVVLHAGMTTLLTPFGLPVFTLPFIIATWIMLFAGNRMKVQQIE from the coding sequence GTGAATGCTGTTCGAATTATATTAAAGAACATCGCACAAGTACTGCTATTAAATAATGCATGGACAGGCTTATTTATCTTGTTAGGTTTATTCGTAGGAAATTGGAAGGTTGGTATTATGACCTTAGCTGCGAGTATTATTGCATTATTATTAGCGAAACGGACAAATTACTCAAATGAAGAGATTAACTCAGGATTAGCAGGTTTCAATCCAGTACTAACAGCAATTGCATTGACACTATTTTTAGTGCCAGAATGGTATAGTATATTAATTGCTTTTATAGCAATTGTGATTACAATGCCAATAGGCTCAGCATTCAGAGAATTTTTTAAGCCTTTTGGCGTGCCTATGTTAACCATGCCATATGTATTTGTTAGCTGGTTGATTTTACTAATGTCATTTCAATTTAAGTTTGTGAATGCAGATGTCAATATACTGCCAGACACAGTACAAGAGATACAATTTTCAGGACATAGTATCCATTTTATAAATGCTTTTTTATCAGGATTCAGTGAAATTTTCTTGTTGAAGAGCATTATGGCAGGGGTTCTAATTCTTATAGGAATTTTTATTGCTTCAAGTAAAGCTGGTGTATTTGCTATAGTAGCCAATTTAATTGGTTTTACTGCTGTACTAGTACTTGGTGCAAATCATGATCAAATTAATGATGGATTGTTTGGCTATAATGTCATACTAACAGTGCTCGCTTTGGGTGTTGCTTTCCGTACTAGGATTCAACGATATATTAGCATTGTTTTAGGAATACTTTTGACAGTTGTTTTGCACGCGGGCATGACAACTTTATTAACACCATTCGGTTTGCCAGTGTTTACACTCCCTTTTATTATAGCAACGTGGATTATGTTGTTTGCAGGTAACCGAATGAAGGTTCAACAAATTGAATAG
- a CDS encoding thioesterase family protein: MIKEYIYKNTVQPSWIDNNNHMHDAQYYSVFSDAVAGFLEHIDFSSDYRHNQDVTIFNVEAHISYLKELLLHDTFHIKIQIYNYDAKRIHLFLTMYNANNEPTATYEAMMMGVSNHTRSSTEFPVPIQEKLKNYFDQQQHFDVPKQLGHVIQIPQRK, encoded by the coding sequence GTGATAAAAGAATATATTTATAAAAACACTGTACAACCCTCTTGGATAGATAATAATAACCATATGCATGATGCACAATATTATTCCGTATTCAGCGATGCAGTTGCTGGATTTTTAGAACATATTGATTTTTCAAGCGATTATCGTCACAACCAAGATGTTACAATATTTAATGTTGAAGCGCACATTTCTTATTTAAAAGAATTATTACTTCACGATACTTTTCACATCAAGATACAAATTTATAATTATGATGCTAAACGCATACATTTATTCTTAACTATGTACAACGCTAATAATGAACCTACTGCTACATATGAAGCGATGATGATGGGTGTTAGCAACCACACAAGAAGTAGCACAGAATTCCCAGTGCCTATTCAAGAAAAACTTAAAAATTATTTTGATCAGCAACAACACTTTGATGTGCCTAAACAATTAGGTCATGTTATTCAAATACCTCAACGTAAATAA
- a CDS encoding urease subunit beta: MKPGEIIVKRTEIEVNRGHNATILDVKNTGDRPIQVGSHYHFFETNPALQFEREKAYGKRLDIPAGAAVRFEPGDEKEVQLVEFSGKRRIFGFHGKVNGPIDEARVYKAEDDDSATEIIAEENKVSENANKESGYNR; encoded by the coding sequence ATGAAACCTGGTGAAATTATAGTTAAACGTACAGAAATTGAAGTTAATCGTGGTCATAACGCTACGATACTTGATGTAAAAAACACAGGAGATCGCCCTATTCAAGTTGGTTCTCATTATCATTTTTTTGAAACGAATCCTGCCTTGCAATTTGAACGAGAAAAAGCTTATGGCAAACGGTTAGATATCCCTGCTGGCGCAGCGGTACGTTTTGAACCTGGTGACGAAAAAGAAGTTCAACTCGTTGAATTTAGCGGTAAAAGAAGAATTTTTGGTTTCCATGGTAAAGTGAATGGACCTATTGACGAGGCGCGTGTTTATAAAGCTGAAGATGACGACAGCGCTACAGAAATTATCGCTGAAGAAAATAAAGTCAGCGAAAATGCTAATAAAGAAAGTGGGTATAACAGATGA
- a CDS encoding urease accessory protein UreF, which translates to MIDHAHLRLFQFCDSQFPTGAFSHSFGLETYIQRDIVHDEQSFQQWLILFLNEQLTYADGLTMRLVYNALEQNDTQAILRLDRILFVQNLPKETRQGSKQMGTRMVKLASELYDSDWLNWYHAQMRDKKAMLHPAICFTMLGHHLGVDIETIIDYYLYQNVSSLTQNAVRAIPLGQTSGQRIVHQMIPIMKDTRNHIMTLDESQLGITAPGLEINQMEHENVNVRIFIS; encoded by the coding sequence ATGATTGATCACGCTCATCTACGCCTGTTTCAATTTTGTGATTCACAATTTCCAACAGGGGCATTCAGTCATTCATTTGGACTTGAAACTTATATCCAGCGCGATATCGTTCATGACGAACAAAGTTTTCAGCAATGGCTCATACTTTTTCTAAATGAACAATTAACTTATGCTGATGGCTTAACGATGCGTCTCGTTTACAATGCGCTTGAACAAAATGATACACAAGCTATTTTACGATTAGATCGTATCCTTTTTGTACAAAATTTACCAAAAGAAACACGCCAAGGTTCTAAACAGATGGGTACTCGCATGGTGAAACTTGCTTCTGAGCTTTATGACAGTGATTGGTTAAACTGGTATCATGCTCAAATGCGTGACAAAAAAGCAATGTTACATCCCGCTATTTGTTTTACTATGCTTGGCCATCATCTCGGGGTCGATATAGAAACGATTATTGATTACTATTTATACCAAAACGTGTCTAGCCTTACCCAAAATGCAGTACGTGCAATACCCTTAGGGCAAACTTCTGGGCAACGCATCGTTCATCAAATGATTCCCATCATGAAAGATACTAGAAATCATATTATGACTTTAGATGAATCACAACTTGGTATTACTGCCCCAGGTTTAGAAATCAATCAGATGGAACATGAAAACGTAAACGTAAGAATTTTTATATCTTAG
- a CDS encoding urease subunit gamma has translation MHFTQREQDKLMLVIAADLARRRQQRGLKLNYPEAVAIISFELLEGARDGKTVAELMSYGKQILGEDDVMEGVADMLTEMEIEATFPDGTKLITVHHPIV, from the coding sequence GTGCATTTTACACAACGTGAACAAGACAAACTAATGTTAGTTATTGCAGCAGATTTGGCTCGTAGACGTCAGCAAAGAGGTCTTAAGTTAAATTATCCCGAGGCAGTTGCCATTATAAGTTTTGAGCTATTAGAAGGTGCAAGAGACGGAAAAACCGTTGCAGAACTTATGAGTTATGGCAAACAAATATTAGGTGAGGATGATGTAATGGAGGGCGTTGCAGATATGTTAACTGAAATGGAAATTGAAGCAACTTTTCCTGATGGTACTAAATTAATTACCGTTCATCACCCAATTGTGTAG
- the ureG gene encoding urease accessory protein UreG, whose product MTDTIKIGVGGPVGAGKTQLIEKIVKRLAKDMSIGVITNDIYTKEDEKILVNSGVLPEDRIIGVETGGCPHTAIREDASMNFAAIDELKERNDDIELIFIESGGDNLAATFSPELVDFSIYIIDVAQGEKIPRKGGQGMIKSDFFVINKTDLAPYVGASLERMAEDTKVFRGNRPFTFTNLKTDEGLDEVIEWIEQDVFLKGLA is encoded by the coding sequence ATGACAGATACAATTAAAATAGGTGTGGGCGGACCTGTTGGTGCAGGAAAAACTCAACTTATTGAAAAAATTGTAAAACGCTTAGCAAAAGACATGAGTATTGGTGTTATCACGAATGACATTTATACAAAAGAAGATGAAAAAATATTAGTTAATTCTGGTGTGTTACCCGAAGACAGAATTATCGGTGTAGAAACAGGCGGCTGCCCTCATACAGCTATACGTGAAGATGCTTCAATGAATTTTGCTGCAATTGATGAATTAAAAGAACGAAATGATGATATTGAACTTATTTTCATCGAATCTGGTGGCGATAATTTAGCGGCAACTTTCAGTCCAGAATTAGTAGATTTCTCAATCTATATTATCGATGTTGCTCAAGGGGAAAAAATTCCTCGAAAAGGTGGACAAGGTATGATTAAATCCGATTTCTTTGTTATAAACAAGACTGACTTAGCACCTTATGTTGGTGCGTCATTAGAACGCATGGCTGAAGATACAAAAGTATTCCGTGGCAACCGTCCTTTCACTTTCACAAATCTCAAAACGGATGAAGGTTTAGATGAAGTTATTGAGTGGATAGAACAAGACGTATTTCTTAAAGGGTTAGCTTAA
- the ureE gene encoding urease accessory protein UreE yields MIIEEIVGNIANISDSDKGKHIEKVYLENSDLVKRIQRVKTDHGNEIGIRLKQPIDLQYGDILYKDDTNMIVVDVNSEDLLVIKPRSLQEMGDIAHQLGNRHLPAQFTETEMLVQYDYLVESLLKDLEIPYEHEDRKVNQAFRHIGHSHD; encoded by the coding sequence ATGATCATCGAAGAAATCGTAGGCAATATCGCTAACATTTCAGACAGCGATAAAGGAAAACATATAGAAAAAGTATATTTAGAAAACTCTGATTTAGTTAAACGTATCCAACGTGTTAAAACAGATCACGGTAATGAAATTGGCATCCGTTTAAAACAACCAATTGACTTACAATATGGAGATATTTTGTATAAAGATGATACTAATATGATCGTCGTAGATGTAAATTCTGAAGATTTACTTGTAATTAAACCACGCTCTTTACAAGAAATGGGAGATATCGCTCATCAACTGGGTAATAGACACTTACCTGCGCAATTTACAGAAACTGAGATGCTCGTTCAATATGATTATCTAGTAGAATCACTATTAAAAGATTTAGAGATACCATATGAACACGAAGACCGTAAAGTTAATCAAGCATTTAGACATATAGGTCATTCACATGATTGA